A genomic stretch from Arachis stenosperma cultivar V10309 chromosome 3, arast.V10309.gnm1.PFL2, whole genome shotgun sequence includes:
- the LOC130969724 gene encoding DNA repair RAD52-like protein 1, mitochondrial, translating to MVDQTKKREKPSEEMRTANLKYLSRRVLPGWTWKVEGSGYRLYSKASSASAMTDDRGEGEDAAPTSGICRPLSEILKELNKKVPDSLIKTRVEHDGFTIRYIPWHTVNRILNLHAPEWSGEVRNISYSADAKSVSVVYRVTLYGTDAEIFRESTGTASIDDTSYGDPVQKAEAMAFRRACARFGLGLHLYHEDVS from the exons ATGGTTGACCaaacgaaaaaaagagagaaaccCTCGGAAGAAATGAGAACGGCGAATTTGAAATACCTGTCTAGGAGAGTGTTGCCTGGATGGACTTGGAAGGTAGAAGGAAGCGGTTATCGACTTTATTCGAAGGCAAGCTCCGCCTCTGCTATGACAGATGACCGCGGCGAAGGTGAGGATGCTGCTCCCACTTCGGGGATCTGCAGGCCCCTCTCGGAGATACTGAAGGAGCTTAATAAGAAAGTCCCTGACTCTCTCATCAAAACCCGTGTCGAGCACGACGGATTTACCATCCGATACATTCCCTG GCACACTGTCAACCGCATTTTAAACTTACACGCTCCTG AGTGGTCCGGTGAAGTTCGGAACATCTCCTACTCTGCCGACGCCAAATCTGTCTCTGTTGTCTACCGCGTTACCCTCTATGGCACTGATGCTGAG ATATTTAGAGAATCAACTGGTACTGCTTCAATAGATGACACAAGTTATGGAGATCCTGTACAGAAGGCAGAAGCAATGGCTTTTCGCAGAGCTTGTGCACGCTTTGGCCTAGGGCTCCACCTTTATCACGAAGATGTATCATAA
- the LOC130965249 gene encoding GDSL esterase/lipase At1g71250, which yields MREVRGGSWKYSGASVRSSAAVAVVVLLWWHGVAQVKSQRIPALFIFGDSLVEVGNNNFLRTLLRANFYPYGIDYSKGPTGRFSNGRSLIDFLANLLGVPSPPPFADPTTTGRAIINGVNFASANGGILEESGRHYGERYSLSQQVLNFQTTLNQLRTMMDADTLRRYLAKSIVIVVTGNNDYINNYLLPGLYGSSSNYTTQQFGNLLVNSHIQNMLALYSLGLRKFFLAGVGPLGCTPNQRARGLAPSGRCLDIVNQMVGTFNQGLRSMVDQLNRNRPDSMFVYGNTYGIFGDMLNNPAAYSFSVIDRACCGLGMYQGQITCLPLLAPCVSRNQYLYWDAFNPSQSAVYVYAWRVVNGPVNDAYPINLQQMAQL from the exons ATGAGGGAAGTGAGAGGTGGTAGTTGGAAATACAGTGGTGCTAGTGTAAGAAGTTCTGCCGCAGTGGCAGTTGTGGTGCTGTTATGGTGGCATGGAGTGGCACAAGTGAAGTCACAAAGGATTCCAGCTCTGTTTATTTTTGGAGATTCATTGGTTGAAGTTGGCAACAATAACTTCCTCAGGACCCTTTTAAGGGCTAATTTCTATCCCTACGGCATTGACTATTCCAAGGGTCCCACTGGACGTTTCTCTAATGGCAGATCCTTAATTGACTTCCTTg CGAATCTGTTGGGTGTTCCTTCTCCTCCACCCTTTGCAGATCCTACCACAACTGGTCGTGCAATAATTAATGGAGTCAATTTTGCATCAGCTAACGGTGGCATTCTTGAAGAGTCAGGCAGACACTAT GGTGAGAGGTATAGCCTAAGCCAGCAAGTGCTGAACTTTCAGACCACATTAAATCAGCTGAGAACAATGATGGATGCAGACACATTAAGACGGTATTTAGCGAAGTCTATTGTAATTGTAGTCACTGGAAACAATGACTATATCAATAACTACCTCCTTCCTGGTTTATATGGTTCTAGCTCTAATTACACTACTCAACAGTTTGGTAATCTTCTCGTTAATTCCCATATTCAAAATATGCTG GCTTTATATAGCTTAGGACTAAGGAAGTTCTTCTTAGCGGGAGTTGGACCACTTGGTTGCACTCCTAACCAACGAGCTCGCGGTTTAGCCCCATCCGGAAGGTGCTTAGACATTGTTAATCAAATGGTTGGAACCTTCAACCAAGGGCTAAGATCAATGGTGGATCAGCTGAATAGAAACCGTCCTGATTCCATGTTTGTGTATGGTAACACTTACGGCATCTTTGGGGACATGTTAAATAACCCTGCAGCTTATT CATTTAGTGTCATTGACAGAGCTTGTTGTGGACTTGGAATGTATCAAGGCCAAATAACATGTCTCCCTCTTCTAGCTCCATGTGTGTCAAGAAATCAGTATTTGTATTGGGATGCCTTCAATCCATCACAATCTGCAGTGTATGTTTATGCTTGGAGAGTTGTGAATGGTCCTGTTAATGATGCTTATCCTATTAATCTGCAACAAATGGCTCAACTTTAG